CCACCAAAGAAAGGACAAACGCCATGCTGCATTACGCACTTGTGTTCCTGATCGTCGCGCTGCTTGCCGGCTTCCTCGGGTTTTTCGGCATTGCCGGGGTCGCGGCCGAGATCGCCAAGGTCTTGTTCGTGGTCTTCCTGATTCTGTTCGTGGCGTCCTTCATCTTTGGCCGCCGGCGACCTTGACGCTCGCCCGCAACCGAATCTCCGGGCCGGCCGCACCAGGCACACCAAGCCACCCGCGGCCCGATACCCGGCATGAACCTGAAGGAGGAAACCATGAACCAGAGCAGCCCAGACGCGAGCACGATGCGGCTCGACGAGGATGCCATAGCCCGCGCCCGCGAGAACATCGACCAGGGCGCGGTCACCCCGGGCATTGCGCCCTACGCGCAAGAAATCTGCAAACTGCTGAACGACGCGCTGGCCACCGAATGGGTTTGCGTGCTGCGCTACCGGCGCCACTA
The DNA window shown above is from Comamonas sp. NLF-1-9 and carries:
- a CDS encoding DUF1328 domain-containing protein, giving the protein MLHYALVFLIVALLAGFLGFFGIAGVAAEIAKVLFVVFLILFVASFIFGRRRP